AAAAAACTATTATCAACTTGCTTCTCAAGCACCCTTGTCAATACAACCGGTATTATTATTTTACGGAATGGTACAGTTACTCAAAGCATGTTTATTAACAGTTGACCCACAATACCCTGAAACCACCTCAGTATTAGCTCATGGTGTATCAACACGAAAAAGAAAAAAACAAAGCTATGAGTTTCTATTTGATGAAGTAAAAGTACAAAAAAATGGATTATTTACTTGTTTTTCCGACAAAATGTTTCACATGAAACATCTTGAGGGAGAGAAGTTTTCGATGATTTCATTATTAAAAGAAGTACCTGAGTTATATGATCTTTTTGAAATGACCAACAACAAACTGAATAGCTGTACAGTTGCTCACAAATCAGACCAGCACTTAACATTCCCAAACGACATTTTAGACGTGTTGCATATGACTTATAACCGCTTTACAGAACATATTAATCATACTATCCCATATAAACTACATATTGATAAACAATTTCAAAATCAAGACACTATTACCTTTACAATGG
The genomic region above belongs to Bacillus sp. SM2101 and contains:
- a CDS encoding YaaC family protein is translated as MISSKSIWQSFSSFFSAVTVRDFLNQSYTKLEVIEHEKKSYENCYPFIYYIEHGKNYYQLASQAPLSIQPVLLFYGMVQLLKACLLTVDPQYPETTSVLAHGVSTRKRKKQSYEFLFDEVKVQKNGLFTCFSDKMFHMKHLEGEKFSMISLLKEVPELYDLFEMTNNKLNSCTVAHKSDQHLTFPNDILDVLHMTYNRFTEHINHTIPYKLHIDKQFQNQDTITFTMDDSEALHPLTCMPLKYHMTNETYYFLINREQPNNISEIMVHYLLLYNLSMICRYETEWWNELLHSYASNDFPFIQRFLSITTTKVPFLLLQFLLKNTYK